agaagagagaggggAGAAGATGGGGGTGAGCCAGTGTCCCAGGGGCACAGACCTCTCTGGGCAGAGGGATGAGGACAGGACCCCTGTGCTCAGAGTCCCTGGCTGGGTACAGTGAGTCTGGAGGTGTCACCTGAACTGTGGTTGAGCACCATGAGGAGCAGAGGGACTCAGGCCTGGTGTGATCCCACCAGTTCCGTGTCCCCGCGATGATGGGGCTGTGCTGTGGACCCCAACTCCCTGTTAAGTTAAGTCCCCATCCACCTGGGTACAGCTGCTCCATGTAATTGGTTCCCCAACATTCGCTGGCAGCCCGGTGCTCCCCGAACACTGCAGACAGGTCTCTAGTCCACCAGAGGCACCAAGACCCTGGGCACCTGGGCTGCTATGTCCATGGGCCACTAGGCTGGGAACACCAAGTCCAGCCTCCCACCAGACACCATACCTTGGTTGCTCTCAGGAGCCACAAGACTGTGACCAGCTGGATTGAGGGGTCCACACAAATGCGATCTGGTTTAGGTAAATACAACATCAGTCAGTGCACATGCCAAAGGATGGCAGGAATGTTTTGCTACCCTGCCTTTCTGAAGTGTCCTCTGCAGCCACCTCAGCCCACCTGCGACCCTGGCATCACTCACCAACCCTCAGAGCATCCCTCTGCACAGCTCCTCCAGCCACGCTCCCATTCCCCTCTGTACccacagccagcccagcacaagctgcAGTGCCTCACCAGTACCCCTGACAGCCATGCACCCCACTGCCCATGGGTGCCCCAGCACCTCTGGGGCCAGCAGGACAGACCCTGCTGCTTCTCAGCAGCACCGCTGGGCCCGTGATGCCCCTGAGCTGGAGGCGTGTTGGCTCTGCTGGACCAGTTAGAGTCCATGGGTCCCTGACAGCCCCTGCAAGGTTTCAGGACTGAGTATGAGGAAGCAAACAGCAGCTCCCTTTCAGCTCTCACACCACATCCCAGCTCCTCTGCACCTTTTAGAAGAATAATGAATAGGTCCCAGGCACATGAAGACAGGGATTTATTATTTTATGTTCATTTTACATAAGAAGTTCAACTCTAAGCTACCACCACCACACTCTGTGACTCCCTTAGGCCAGGAACACAGCAGCTCCTCCTTAAAGACAGGATATTTTCCATGGGCCTCCTTCTCTTAATCAGCAGTTTCTTCTGTTTCAAGTTCTGGCTGGGAATCAAGGCtaatgtggtggtttgtttggttttggtttacaaGCTCACTAGCAATAAAGTCCTGTGGCTGATTCACAGTTcaaggctgcagcagcagcaccccccCGCGGCCTGCCCCCGCTTCGACTTCACTGCAAGAGAAGGAATGAAGGGCGGTGAGAAGCCAGCAAGCAGGTTGTGCCCATGATTGAGTGCTTCTTGAACTCAATTCTTTCTACTTTCACATCATCCTCGATTAGCTGATATACATAAGTCACAACTGTGGAAGCCTCGATATCCACCGGGacaaatgaaggaaagaaaacacactgTTGATCTTTGTAATTAGCTGAGATTCCTTGCTGTTATCTTGAACTTCACGGGCACACCGCTGCACCGGTGCGGGATGTGAAGGTCCCCCAGTACCAACGCCAGCTTTGCCCGCagcaggaggaaagagagagCTTTAACTTAACACAGCAGCACAAAACCTTTTTGTCACTCCAAGGCGTTTTCAAAGTCTGGTAAACCACTACAGGCCCGGCGGGGATTTCTTTCAGATCCAGCTTTGAGGGAGCAGCCCCTCAGCACGCCCGAGCTGCCCCGCACAGCCGGCCCCGGAGGTCCGGGTGACCCCACTGTCACATGAAAGCCGCGCTGTCCGGCAGAGACTAAGGCGGTGAggcagggcggggcggggcggggcggggcggggcgagtAGCCGCCCCACGCTGAGCCCGCGGCCGCTCCCCGGTGGGGCGGTGCAGGGAGGGAGGCGATCCCGGCCCCCCAGACCCCACTCGGCATCCCGCTCGCCGCACAGCCCGTTACTGCGACGCGCTACGGTAACCAGGAAGTGACGCCTCTCTTTGGCTTATCCCCCGATCCAATGGCAGCTCCAGCATCCCCCCCACGTGACACTGACGCCTGGGAAGGGTCCTAAGACCCGCCGCAGTGCTGAGCATGCACAGTGCGGGCGTCGTACGCATTGGGGTGTTTCCCCGTGTTACCAATGAAATCTGTAATATTTTTTTGCAAAATGCAGTATCATCTTTCTGCGTGAAAATGTTCATATAAAGTACCCACCGATGCCGGTATGTTTAAACGTGTCCTTGTCCTCTCAGAAGTTCTGGGGGTCGCCAGGGGGTGAGGGGAGATGGCAGCAGGGGGAGCGTTGGGGCCGTTAGGAGCCGCTGAGGGGGACAGGAAGGAGACAGGAGCTGATGGCAGGGAGAACAGACCTCCCCTGGCAGGGCACCGCGGGACTCTGCCAGGCGTGGGTGACACATTCCCAAGAGATTTCCCCAAACCCACTGCCACAGCACCCTTGGGTCACCCTGCTGACCTGGCACCTCGGGCATGACAccttccccaaggggctcctcaggacaccACATGTGTGACACAAGTGACACAAGCCGTGGGGCTGAGCATTAACCTTTATTGTCAGGTGAGCCCAGCGGTGCAGAAGCCCAAGCTGGGAACAAGCCCGAGCCCAGGACACCTGGCCACAGCAGAGGCTGTCATCCTCCCACCACAGCGGGAGATCCCTGGGCTGAgccctggcagctctcacaccgTGTCAGGCTCCCCAGTGCTCCATGTTGGAGGTTTGGAGTGGCAGAGGAGGTCGTTGCACCTCAAAGCACAATGCAGCGCTGCTGGGCTTGCTCGAGCATATGAGAGGATCTTTTTCCATCCCTCCTAGGGCTGCTGTTCTCCCTGCTGAGGGCTTGGCATCAGGGTTGCAAGGGAAAAGCCAaaagtttttcttttgtgtttttaaaaccaCTTGAAGGCCTGTGACAGGGAGCAATAGTAGCTGCCATAGTCTTCATTGTGGGCGGACGCGATGATGAGGATGCAGGCATTGCGGGCGAGGTCTTTGGTCGCAGAGAAGCGGTCGGGAACGTTGGCAGGTTTGTGCTTGTCTTGCTCAGAGTTGTAGTAGAGCAGATAGTGCAGGGATTGCCCCGGGCGCTGCTGGTACCACCAGGAGATGCCAAAATGGCTGATGTTGTACGGGGGGCTCAGGGTGCAGAACAGCCGGGCAGTCTGCCCAGGCAGCACCAACACAGCGGGCGGCTGGGTCAGCACAGGCTGAGCCCTGGAAGCTGCACGCACCAAGGATGCAGTTACTGGCAGGCTGAGCCATGTCCCAcatcacccccagccccaaaATATCCCCCTGCTCCCTTGAAGCAACCCAATTCCCCATCCTCCATCCTGCTCATCACACCGCACAACCCTGGAGCAAACCGCCCTGCTCAGACAAGCATCCACCATGTGCAGCCCAGTCCTGGCCAccatcccccagtgccacccccagaCAGCAGCTCGCTCAGCCACACCACCCTTACCTGTCCCTACcgcccctgccacgagcaggacCATGAAGCCCAGGGCCATGGCAGGACAAAGGAAGGGAGGCTGTTTTGGCGAGGGTCTGTGGTGCTGCACGAGCCCTGGTTGCTGTGCCGCTGGCTCCAGCGAGGCGTATGTAAATGACAcagggggcttggggacaccagCTCCCGCGTTGCTTGCATTGCCGCAGCTGGGCTtcaggcaggggctgggagcagTGGGGCGAGAGATGAGCATCATGACCCACCACCCACCTTCACCCAGGCTTGGCCGTTTCCTCCAAGTGCACAGATGCACACACAGCCCACCCCACCATCCTCTGCCCCGGGCATGGGGTACGGTGTGAGGGCATCACTGACCATGTCTCCTTCCTGCCTCAGTCCCTCTGCCAGCAAATGCACAGGGGGCCAGGAGCCTGAACTGCACCTTGCTGAGGATGTGGTGGCACCAGGGACAATGACAGAACGTGCTGGAGTCCCCTGGCAGCTGTCTCATCGCAGAAGCAATATAAGGAAAGCTGCTGCTCATTTCTCCAGGCAGCTCCACAGCTGTGACAAGACCAGCTGCCCCATGgcacaggctgggagagctgccaCTTTGCCAGGGCACCTCAGaaccagcagcaaacaggcaaagtCACCTGCCAGGAGACATCTCCCAGGGGAGCCCATGCAGCGAGCCTGGGCTGCAGCACAGCCAGCGCCTCATGCAGAAAAACAGCAGAGCATTACTGCAAAGCGCTGCCAGACTGACGGGGCGTGAAGCCTCTCCTGTCTCCAGCACCCATCGCAGGACCAAAGTCACGCAATTATGCAGCCAGCCACAGTCAGGGGCTGGTCACCCCCAGCACATCTCTGCACTCCCCAGCCCTTGGCAACAGGGTGGCTGGCAGGGATTCTGCAGTGCCACATACCCAGCGGGTACCTCCTGCCCTCCACAAATCAGCTCatgcccccagtgccaccccatcACCATCCAGTGATAGCCCTTTCCATCCCCtctgcagcacccagccccacacccaaGGGGTCCCCAAGGCAAAGATGCTGGCAAGGGGTTCCTGACATGTCTTGCCCAGTGCACGCTCTGGGTTTGAGGGAAAATGGAGCTGAGGCACAGCTCTGTCTCATTAGACCACCCCAGCACTGTGTCTCTGGCACGGGCAGATCCTGAAGCACTGCCATCACACCAGGACAGGCCGCAGCAAGCCGGACACCTGCTGTGCTGCAGCGCTCTGAGCACAGGCTGCTGCACCCAACGGCTCGCCTATTTTTTCCTCATTGTCTGTCAGCTGGTCTAACAAAACCTGCTACCCACACAGCCCAGCCCCATGCTCACCCTGTTCCACCAGCATGAGGTGTGAGAGGTGCTCAGTGAACAGAAGGAACTCACCCAAGTGAAGCAGGTTTTCTCCCAGACTGACACATCATTGTCCAAGCACAGCTACCCCATCAGGCCAGGGCACAACATGGACCAGGACTCACTGCCATCCCACCCCACATTTGCTGCTGAGCTCCATGGCTTCCTCCTGCTCTGTAGCACAGGTACAGCTGCCACTGCTCCCCCTGGGCTGCAAACCCCCCTGCCTCATGCTCCAGAGTAGGACTGGAGCAGGCAGGGTCCTGAGGAAGGCCTTTCCAGTGGCATCTCACTGATGAGACCACAGCTGCCCTTGCAGCATCACTCCACTCTGCTAGGAGCAGCATGAGCAGATCTGGCACCATCACAGCCCAGACGAGGTACAGGACCAACAAGGGGGCAG
This DNA window, taken from Patagioenas fasciata isolate bPatFas1 chromosome 17, bPatFas1.hap1, whole genome shotgun sequence, encodes the following:
- the VPREB3 gene encoding pre-B lymphocyte protein 3, giving the protein MALGFMVLLVAGAVGTASRAQPVLTQPPAVLVLPGQTARLFCTLSPPYNISHFGISWWYQQRPGQSLHYLLYYNSEQDKHKPANVPDRFSATKDLARNACILIIASAHNEDYGSYYCSLSQAFKWF